The following DNA comes from Photobacterium sp. DA100.
TAGATGGACAGTTCGGGATGTTTGCCTTTAAGTTCAAAGCACCGTCAATGCCTAAGTTTGACAGTAGCTTTACCGCGAGGAAATCGACCTTCTCCGTCGCTGACAGGGTAGTGATGCTGGGCAGCGATATCAGCAACTCGAGTAAGGGCAACGCGACGGAAACCACGCTGTTCCAGCACGGCATCACCCCGCAGGCTGATGAGATCTGGATCAATGGCGAGCAGGTGCGCGACATGCCATACCAGACACAGCTTGGCCAAGGTGATTGGTTGATGGACGGTCACGGCAACGGGTATTTGATCACCAGTGATGTAACGGTAGAAGTCAGGCGCCAGCACCAGCAGTCGGCCAATGATAAAACCCGCCGACCAACAGAAGGCAACTTCTCGGTCGCGTGGATCAACCATGGCAACGCCCCATCGGATGCGGGTTATGAGTATCTGTTAGTGCTCGATGCCACCGCGGAGAAAATGACCACCTTGGCTGAAGCCTACAAGGGGTCAGGTGAGAAGCCTTACGAGGTCTTGCGCGAGGATAGCAGAGTGCATGTGGTACGGGACAAGCAAACGGGTGTGACAGCCTATGCTGCTTTCGACAGTGTCAGCCTAGACAGCGGCGTGGTGACCCAGGTAGCTCAGCCTGCCATTGTCATGACTCGCCAGTTGGCCGATGGCCAGTTGATGGTCTCGGGGGTTACGCCGGATCTTAACATGACCCGTTATACGGAAGCGAAACCAACCTCTGTCAGTGTCACCCTTGCCGGCAGGTGGCAGCCAGTGACGGCGAACGATAAGGTCAAGGTGAAAACTGACTCGTCGACGACCACCCTGACCTTCGAGATTTACTTCGGCATGGTGCAGGAGCTGACACTGGCGCCGGTGTCCTAATCAATCTCTTCATATCAGGAGCCGGGCATATATTGCCCGGCTTATTTTTTGTGTCCTTTCAGTTTTGCCCTGAAAACTTTCCTTTTATTTCATTTTGTGATCAAAAACGTTTTTCATTTCCGTTTTTTGGCGTATATTTTCTTTCGTTTTCTTTCTTTTTGTTTTTATGTCCTTTCAAAGATGCGGGGCTTTTGCAATGACTACCTTTCGTTCTAATCATGCTCGTTTTCATATGATGGCCAAGCCAGCCAGCTATCGTTGCAACCTTAAGTGCGACTATTGCTTCTATTTGGAAAAAGAGCAGATGATGCAGCCCGGCGAGACAGCAAAGCAGGCGGCTGCGGACCAAATGTCAGATGCGATGCTAAAGCGCTATGTACGCGATTATATCCGCTCGCAAGATAGCGACATGATTGACTTTGCCTGGCAGGGCGGGGAGCCGACGCTGGCTGGCTTGGACTTTTACCGTAATGCAGTCAAATACCAAAAGCAGTATGCGGAAGGGAGAACAATCACCAACAGTTTCCAAACCAATGCCGTTGCCATTAACCGGCAATGGGCGCAGTTCTTTGCCGAGCATAATTTTTTGATCGGGGTGTCGGTCGACGGGGCGGCGGAGGTACATGATAAATACCGCATTTCGGTTAACGGCAAACCTACTTTCGAACGGGTCAAGCACGCCATCGAACTGCTAAAAGAGTATCAGGTTCAATTCAATACTCTGACCGTCATCAATGATCAGAACTGGAACAAGGGCAAAGAGACGTACCATGCCCTCAAGGCGCTGGGCTCGGAGCATTTGCAGTTTATTCCTATTGTCGAAATCGAGCCGCATTGCCAGCAGAGTACGACAGGTCATTATTCTCCCGCAGCCGATGCCACACTGACGCCATTTTCGGTGCCCGCCAATGGCTATGGCCGGTTTATGACCGATGTCTTCAATGAATGGGTTGCCCGGGATGTTGGCCAGATCTACGTTCGTATGTTCGACAGTATTCTGGCAACGTGGATGGGCTATCCGGCCTCGGTCTGCGTGCAGTCTAAAAATTGTGGCCAGGCGATGGTGATAGAGGCCAATGGTGATGTCTATTCGTGCGATCACTATGTTTATCCGGCCAATAAACTCGGCAATATCAGCCAAACCAATATCGCCAAGCTGGCTCAGAGCAAGCAGCAGCTGCGTTTTGGCCAGGCAAAGTCCACTCGGCTGACTGAGCAGTGCAAGCAGTGTTCGGTTCAGGCCCTTTGCTATGGCGGCTGTCCGAAGCATCGCATCGTGTCGCTGCCGGGGGAGAAGCATCGCCAAAACTATCTCTGCCAATCCTATCAACAGATATTCAAGCATACCGCACCGGCCATGCACCACATGGTGCAGGCCATCCAGCGCGGTGGCATTGCAGCGGATGTCATGCCTGCGATGTCGACGATATACAACAACGACAAAACACAACTTTAAACAAGTTAATCAAGGAGTGAACAATGACACTGTCCTCGAAAAAGAAGACGGTATTGGCCGGACTGGTAGCGGCTGCATGTGCAGCAAGCCCGGTAGTGTCGATGGCTAGCGAGCAGGTAAAACCGAACGTCTTACTGATTGTGATGGATGACTTGGGTACCGCTCAGCTGGATTTCGCCCTGGACAATATTGATAAGCAGGCATTGGCGGAGCGCCCGTCGCCCGAGCGCTATGAAGGGGATTTCGACAAACTCTATGACGCAGCCAAGCGCTCGATGCCGAATATAACCCAGCTGGCCAATGAAGGGGTGCGTATGACCAATGCATACGTAGCGACTCCGGTATGCGGCCCGTCACGAGCCGGGATGATGACTGGGCGGTTCCCGCACAGTTTCGGTATCTACAGCAACGATGATGCACATTCTGGGATCCCGCTCGATATCACGTTGCTCCCTGCACTGATGAATCAAAATGGTTATGCCACCGCGAATATCGGCAAGTATCACAATGCCAAGGTCAGAAAAGAGTTTATTGACGAAAGCATCCAGACACGGGATTACCATGACAACCAGATCTCGATTCCGGAGCCGGGCTATGGGCCGGAGGAGCGGGGGTTTGATTATGCCTATAGCTACTTTGCTTCCGGGGCCGCCTTGTATAATTCACCGGCGATTTTCCGCAATGGCGAAAATGTCCCCGCGCCGGGTTTCATCACCCATAACCTGACCAACGAGACGCTGCAGTTTATTGAACAGGCCAGCGAGCAGGATAAACCGTTTTTTGTCAACCTGGCCTATAGCGTACCGCATATCCCGCTGGAACAGCCGGCTCCGGCTAAGTATATGGATCGCTTTGATACCGGCAATGTCGAAGTCGACAAGTACTATGCCCACGTCAATGCTTCGGACGAGGGGATTGGCCAGATCATCGCTAAGCTCAAAGCATTGGGAGAATACGAGAATACGCTGATTTTCTTCCTGTCCGACAACGGGGCGGTACATGAGTCACCCATGCCGATGAACGGCATGGACCGGGCATTCAAGGGGCAGCGCTACCGTGGTGGCGTCCATGTTCCGTTTATTGCCCACTGGAAGGGGGTACTGCCGGAAAATACCCAGAGCGATACCATGATTTCGGCGATGGATATCTTGCCGACGGCCTTGGCAGCTGCAGGCATTGCGATTCCCGAGGAAATGAGCGTTGACGGCAAGGACATAATGCCGTTGATGAAAGGGGAAAAACAACAACCGCACAAGTACCTATACTGGGCAGGCCCGCGGGCCCTTCACTATGACTCAAGCAATGTCGACTTTTGGAACCATTACTGGAAGTGGATCAGCTTCGAGGAGCAGGAATTTATCCCGAGCAAGTACATTGAAAAACACTCCAAGGGCGAATGGGCAATTAAAGATCAGGAGTGGTCGCTTCACTACTACGATGGCGGCAACGAGGGATTTGAGCTCTATCACTATGCGAACGATCCCGCTGAGTCAATTAACTTAGCTGCCAAACACCCGGAGAAAGTTAAAGAGCTTAAAGCGGCCTTCTATGACTGGATCAAGTCCAAGCCAGCTCCTCTGGGCTGGGGCCAAGACCGATACCAAGTATTGACGGAGTCAGCGAAGTAAAGCTTGCTGTGATGTTAGGGCCTCGTTCGAGGCCCTTTTTCGATGGATTGTGACCGATGCAAAAAACAATAAACGCCACCGAGCGTCCCATTATTCCCTACGAACATCCTGATACCGCCATTTATCTCAGGTTGTTCAAAGAGAACTTGACCCGGCTGCGCTACCGCAAGGCAGCCTACTCTCAGCATGATGACTATATTCGTCAGCAATTTTCAACGGTTGGCCAACTGCGCCAGCAGTGTGACGATTTGGTTCGCTATGTCGCCGAGGCCTTTGAACATTACGCCGTGTGGGATTATACCCATGCGTATTACCCGGGAAGGCCGAGCCAGCAGAATGCTCGTACCGATGCGATGGAGGGATGCAGCCGGGTTATCCCGACCTTGGCAGCCTGGTTATCCCGACAAAAAGGCACGAGTACCATGCTTAACGGCCTGAACGGGCAGCCGCTGGATATCGCCTTATGGTTGAAGAAAGCGTTTTTGGCCGGCACCGATCCCGCCCACCCGGGCTATTGGGGGGAGTTGCATGATTATGATCAGCGCATCTGTGAAAGCGCCGATCTGGCCCTGGCGCTGTGGTTGAGCCGGGAGACGGTGTGGACGACCTTGACCTATGGCCAGCAAAAGCAAATTGTCGCCTGGTTCAAGCAGGTCAACCATTGCCAGACCGTTGACAATAATTGGCATCTTTTTCCGCTGACCGTGCAACTGGTGATCAACTCACTCACCGGCGAGGATCATTTTGATCACACCCGCTACCACAGGATAAAAGAGTTCTATGTCGGAGATGGCTGGTTTCGGGACGGCGCGAAAGGCAACTACGACTATTACAATGCCTGGGGATTTTATTATTCACTCTATTGGTTTGATCAAATCGATCCTAGTTTTGACCCGGAATTCATTCGTGCCAGCTTGCAGGCTTTTTCCAAAAATTACCGCGCGTTCTTTACCCCTGTTGGCTTGCCTCTGTTTGGCCGGAGTGCGTGTTACCGACTAGCCGCATCAGCCCCGCTTCTGGCTGCGGTCGATCTAAATCGCCGTCATTCCTACCGCGGCGGGTTGCATCTCGGGGAGGCCAAACGGGCCTTCCGTACCAGCCTTGAGTACTTTATCTCTCACGGTGCTTTGCAATACGGTGCGCCAACGCAAGGTCTGTTTGGCGATGACGCACGGCTGGTGGATAACTACAGTGGTCCAGCAAGCAGCTTCTGGTCATTGCGGGCGTTAAACATCGCCCTGTACTGTGGGGATCGGCTTAATCTCTGGCAAGCAGAAGAGCACCCGCTTGAGATTGAACGGGGAGACTTTTCATTTGAGATCCCTGCGATTGAAGCCAAGGTGATTGGCACTTTCAAAACGAAAGAGGTCGTGGTGATTTTTCAGTCAGAGTATTGTGAGCAGCAAGATCCGCTTTCTCGTCGTCTGGAGCGACAAAAACTGGCAAGAAAAATCCAGGAAATACTGACCGGACGTGCGGAGAGACCCAAGAATAACCTGCTGCGCAAAGGGATCACTTGCTACAGCTCGAAAATGTCGCATTTCTTTTAGTTTTAATTTCTTTCGGTTTGAAAGTATTTATGTGATCTAGATCTTTTATTTTGCTTTTGTTTTCGAATATCATCAAAGCGAAAGATAACGAAGGTTTTTGAGGTTTTATATGTTTCTGGTTTCGTCACGCGAAATGCTCCATAAGGCACAGCTGGGCGGTTATGCCGTTCCTGCTTTTAATATTCATAACCTAGAGACTGTCCAGGTTGTGGTTGAAACAGCGGCAGAAATGCAATCGCCGGTTATTCTGGCAGGTACTCCCGGGACATTTTCCTATGCGGGTACTGACTATTTGGTAGGGATTTGCCAGGAAGCGGCGAAGCGATACCAAATGCCGATTGCACTTCATCTGGATCACCATGAATCTTTTGGCGATATCCGCAATAAGGTGGAGGCCGGGATTAAGTCGGCGATGATCGATGGATCGCACTTAAGCTTTGACAAGAATATCGAACTGGTTAAGCAAGTGGTGGAATTCTGCCACCGTTGGGACTGCTCGGTAGAAGCTGAGCTAGGTCGTTTGGGTGGACAGGAAGACGATCTGATTGTTGATGCGAAGGATGCGCTATTTACTGATCCGGATGCCGCATTGGAATTTGTCAGCAAGACAGGTATCGATTCCTTGGCTATCGCGATCGGCACGGCCCATGGCATGTACAAAGAAGAGCCATGCCTGGACTTTGACCGCCTTGGTATCATTCGCAGTAAAACGGATGTCCCGCTGGTACTTCACGGTGCTTCTGGGGTGCCTGATGCCGATGTCCGCCGTTGTATCGAGTTGGGTATCACCAAAGTCAATGTGGCAACCGAATTGAAAATTGCTTTCTCCGATGCCGTGAAGCAGTACTTTATCGACAATCCTAATGCCAATGATCCGCGCCACTATATCGTGCCGGGTAAGGAAGCGATGAAGAAGGTGGTCATGGACAAGATTGCAGTGTGCGGGAGTGCTGGCAAGCTGTAACCCCCCTTACAAGCAAGCGTTAAGATACTCCCAGTCTTTTTTTTGGCTACACCGAATAGTGCTCTCTCATTTCCCGGTGTAGCCATTTTTATTTTCTGTTAACTGCATATGTGATGGATAACAAGCAATGGCCTCGTCTCTGACGTTCAAAAAGAAAAAAGTAGCCGTGATCGGCGAGTGCATGATTGAGCTGAGTGGTCAGCCATTCGGCCAGCAAGCACAGTACTTTGGTGGGGATACGCTCAATACGGCGCTGTATTTGTCCCGTCTGGTGCCGGGTATGAATCCCGCATATGTGACGGCATTGGGCAATGACAATTACAGCCGGTACATGCGCCAATCTTGGTTGCAGGAAGGAATTGATACGCAGTTTGTCCTGACGCTCGATGGGAAGTTACCGGGTTTATATGCCATTGAGAATACCCCGTGCGGTGAAAAGAGTTTTCACTATTGGCGCAATGATTCTGCTGCGCGCTGCCTTTGCCGGCACGAGCTATTTGGCTCGGTTGTTGACGATTTGAAAGCGTTTGACTTGGTCTATCTCACCGGTATCACTCTGGCCATTTTGCCTGATCCGGACAAGTACCTGCTGCTTCGGGCGCTGGAGACCCTCCAAGAGGAGGGGGTGAAGATAGCGGTAGATTCAAATTATCGTCCAGCGCTATGGCCATCATCATCTCTGGCTTGCGAGTGGATCGGCAAACTCTATCAATTAGCGGATATTGCCCTGGTTACCGCTGATGACGAGGACCGGCTGCTTGGGATGCACGATTCTCCGCCGCTGATCATTGCCAAACGCATGCACTCGATGGGGGTCAAGCAGGTTGTGGTCAAGCTCGGCCAGGAAGGGGCAATGTGGTCTCAGTATGGGCTAAATGGCATGGCGAGAGGAAACAAGGTGGATCGGGTCATGGATACGACGGCTGGCGGAGATGCATTTAATGCGGCATTTCTGGCTGCATGGAGTATGGGGATGGAGATGCACGAGTGTTGCCATTGGGGCAATAAGCTGGCGGCAAGGGTTATTCAGCACAAGGGCGCAATCATTCCGAGAGATTATACCGGATACCTTACCGAGTTAATGAATGTTTAGGCTTTAAGGAAAAAGTAATGAGCGAAAAACATGTTGCCGTTCTATTGGCTGATGGCTTCGAAGATGCAGAAGCTGTCGTATTTATCGATATTATGCGTCGGCTTGATATCAAGGTTGACGTACTTTCCTGCATGGAGAGTACAGTACTGAACACCTATTTTGGTACGCGCATCAGTGCCGATGACACGCTGAAAAACTGTGCAGCCAACACTTACGATGCTGTGATGATGCCAGGCGGTCCGCAGGGGACTGATAATTTGTCGGCTAATCCAGCGGTTATCGAGTTTTTAAAACGCCATATTGCACAGGGTAAGTGGATATGTGCGTTGTGCTCGTCAGGCGCCAAGGTACTGGCTGCACACCACTTATTGCAGGGGCGGCACTATACCACCGGCGATAAATTGGCTGACAAGTTTAGCGATGGTGAGTTTCAGCTCGAGAAAGTCGTGGTTGCCGATAACTTCATCACAGGCAGGGGGCTTGGGGTGAGTTTTGAGTTCTCGTTTACTGTGGCCAAAATGCTGTTGGCTGATAACCGCGCTAAAGTAGACCATCAGGCGAGCCATATCTATTTCGACCATTGGCCTTTGTGATAAATGCAAGGGCAGAGCTGAGGCGATGTAGATAAATACGAATAAGGCCTAGCATATTTGCTAGGCCTTGTTTATATGAGGCTTTGTTCAACTAGCTGGTAGCGATGTTGATAAAAATCTGCGCGCCAACCAGCGGGGCATGCTCATCAACATAGTACGGGTTGGAGTGAAGGTAGTTACAGATCCCTTGTCCTTTGTTGCCCGAACCCAAGAAGAAGAATGCACCGCGCTTCTCTTCCGTCGCATTGACCATGTAGCTGAAGTCTTCGCTACCGGTCATTGGCGAGCCGTTGATGTTCATCATTTCTGACGGCACGGCAGAGCCCGCAGCTTCAACCACGCGCTGGTAAGCCTCTGGGTGGTTGATAATGGCAGGGTAGCCACAGTAAGTCATAGTGGTATTGAACCCACGCAGCTTGCTTTGTGCCACTATCGACTCGAAACTGTTGCGCAGCACTTGGTCGGTTTCGCTGTCCATCGAGCGGATAGTACCACGGGCTTGAACATTGGCCGCTACCGCGTTGGGTACCGTACCACCATTGAACATGCCGCAGACAAAGACCGCCGGTGAAAACGGGTTGGTCTGCTTGGCGACAATGTAGTCCATGTCTTCGACAATACGGGCGCCTTCACGGATCGCATCAAGCCCTTTGTGCGGGGTTGAGCCGTGGGCTGATTTGCCCTCGATGTCCAAAGTCCACGCGCTACCGTAAGAAGACATGATGCCGTTGTTGATGCTGACAAAGCCACACTCCTGTGCCGCGTCATTATGGAGGGCATAGACTTCACTTACGCCACTCATACAGCCAAGCTCAACCATCTTGTTCGCGCCGTCGACGCGCATGTCCTCTTCAGCCATTTGGAAGATGAATCGGACGTTGTGCTTTAGCTCATCTTTGTACGATGACAGGTATTTTGCCGCCGTCAGTGCCGTTGCCATATGGACATCATGGCCACAGTTATGGGCTCTACCCGCATGCTGCGAGGTAAACTCGTCGTTGGTGAGATCATCCATTTCCAGTGCATCCATATCAGCACGGAAAGCGACCATCTTGAAAGATTCGTCAACAATCAGATCAGCAATAAAACCGGTATAGCCGTCGTAAGTCGTGATGGCGTAGCCGCACTCATTCATGATTTTCTGACAGTAGGCCGACGTCTTATACTCTTCGCCAGACAGTTCAGGGATCTGATGCAAATCTTGGCGAGCCGTGATACTGAAAGCGGTGAGCTCAAGCAGTTTATTGTCAATATTAAAGCGAGACAGCATTAGATAATCCCTTTCATCGAGAAGCCAAGTTGTGCAATCAAAGATGCGCCTAGGAAACAGCTGGTTGATACCACCAGGAACAGCACAATCACTTTCCAAGACAGCTTTTTCAGCTCTTCCATCTTGCCGCCGACAGATAAACCTGCAAAGGCTAGCAACGGTACAGTACAAGACAGGAACTGTACTTTACCGATTGAATCGAGGAAAAAGGT
Coding sequences within:
- a CDS encoding anaerobic sulfatase maturase, with the translated sequence MTTFRSNHARFHMMAKPASYRCNLKCDYCFYLEKEQMMQPGETAKQAAADQMSDAMLKRYVRDYIRSQDSDMIDFAWQGGEPTLAGLDFYRNAVKYQKQYAEGRTITNSFQTNAVAINRQWAQFFAEHNFLIGVSVDGAAEVHDKYRISVNGKPTFERVKHAIELLKEYQVQFNTLTVINDQNWNKGKETYHALKALGSEHLQFIPIVEIEPHCQQSTTGHYSPAADATLTPFSVPANGYGRFMTDVFNEWVARDVGQIYVRMFDSILATWMGYPASVCVQSKNCGQAMVIEANGDVYSCDHYVYPANKLGNISQTNIAKLAQSKQQLRFGQAKSTRLTEQCKQCSVQALCYGGCPKHRIVSLPGEKHRQNYLCQSYQQIFKHTAPAMHHMVQAIQRGGIAADVMPAMSTIYNNDKTQL
- a CDS encoding sulfatase-like hydrolase/transferase, with translation MTLSSKKKTVLAGLVAAACAASPVVSMASEQVKPNVLLIVMDDLGTAQLDFALDNIDKQALAERPSPERYEGDFDKLYDAAKRSMPNITQLANEGVRMTNAYVATPVCGPSRAGMMTGRFPHSFGIYSNDDAHSGIPLDITLLPALMNQNGYATANIGKYHNAKVRKEFIDESIQTRDYHDNQISIPEPGYGPEERGFDYAYSYFASGAALYNSPAIFRNGENVPAPGFITHNLTNETLQFIEQASEQDKPFFVNLAYSVPHIPLEQPAPAKYMDRFDTGNVEVDKYYAHVNASDEGIGQIIAKLKALGEYENTLIFFLSDNGAVHESPMPMNGMDRAFKGQRYRGGVHVPFIAHWKGVLPENTQSDTMISAMDILPTALAAAGIAIPEEMSVDGKDIMPLMKGEKQQPHKYLYWAGPRALHYDSSNVDFWNHYWKWISFEEQEFIPSKYIEKHSKGEWAIKDQEWSLHYYDGGNEGFELYHYANDPAESINLAAKHPEKVKELKAAFYDWIKSKPAPLGWGQDRYQVLTESAK
- a CDS encoding DUF2264 domain-containing protein, which gives rise to MQKTINATERPIIPYEHPDTAIYLRLFKENLTRLRYRKAAYSQHDDYIRQQFSTVGQLRQQCDDLVRYVAEAFEHYAVWDYTHAYYPGRPSQQNARTDAMEGCSRVIPTLAAWLSRQKGTSTMLNGLNGQPLDIALWLKKAFLAGTDPAHPGYWGELHDYDQRICESADLALALWLSRETVWTTLTYGQQKQIVAWFKQVNHCQTVDNNWHLFPLTVQLVINSLTGEDHFDHTRYHRIKEFYVGDGWFRDGAKGNYDYYNAWGFYYSLYWFDQIDPSFDPEFIRASLQAFSKNYRAFFTPVGLPLFGRSACYRLAASAPLLAAVDLNRRHSYRGGLHLGEAKRAFRTSLEYFISHGALQYGAPTQGLFGDDARLVDNYSGPASSFWSLRALNIALYCGDRLNLWQAEEHPLEIERGDFSFEIPAIEAKVIGTFKTKEVVVIFQSEYCEQQDPLSRRLERQKLARKIQEILTGRAERPKNNLLRKGITCYSSKMSHFF
- a CDS encoding tagatose bisphosphate family class II aldolase codes for the protein MFLVSSREMLHKAQLGGYAVPAFNIHNLETVQVVVETAAEMQSPVILAGTPGTFSYAGTDYLVGICQEAAKRYQMPIALHLDHHESFGDIRNKVEAGIKSAMIDGSHLSFDKNIELVKQVVEFCHRWDCSVEAELGRLGGQEDDLIVDAKDALFTDPDAALEFVSKTGIDSLAIAIGTAHGMYKEEPCLDFDRLGIIRSKTDVPLVLHGASGVPDADVRRCIELGITKVNVATELKIAFSDAVKQYFIDNPNANDPRHYIVPGKEAMKKVVMDKIAVCGSAGKL
- a CDS encoding sugar kinase; amino-acid sequence: MASSLTFKKKKVAVIGECMIELSGQPFGQQAQYFGGDTLNTALYLSRLVPGMNPAYVTALGNDNYSRYMRQSWLQEGIDTQFVLTLDGKLPGLYAIENTPCGEKSFHYWRNDSAARCLCRHELFGSVVDDLKAFDLVYLTGITLAILPDPDKYLLLRALETLQEEGVKIAVDSNYRPALWPSSSLACEWIGKLYQLADIALVTADDEDRLLGMHDSPPLIIAKRMHSMGVKQVVVKLGQEGAMWSQYGLNGMARGNKVDRVMDTTAGGDAFNAAFLAAWSMGMEMHECCHWGNKLAARVIQHKGAIIPRDYTGYLTELMNV
- a CDS encoding DJ-1/PfpI family protein; translated protein: MSEKHVAVLLADGFEDAEAVVFIDIMRRLDIKVDVLSCMESTVLNTYFGTRISADDTLKNCAANTYDAVMMPGGPQGTDNLSANPAVIEFLKRHIAQGKWICALCSSGAKVLAAHHLLQGRHYTTGDKLADKFSDGEFQLEKVVVADNFITGRGLGVSFEFSFTVAKMLLADNRAKVDHQASHIYFDHWPL
- a CDS encoding amidohydrolase; amino-acid sequence: MLSRFNIDNKLLELTAFSITARQDLHQIPELSGEEYKTSAYCQKIMNECGYAITTYDGYTGFIADLIVDESFKMVAFRADMDALEMDDLTNDEFTSQHAGRAHNCGHDVHMATALTAAKYLSSYKDELKHNVRFIFQMAEEDMRVDGANKMVELGCMSGVSEVYALHNDAAQECGFVSINNGIMSSYGSAWTLDIEGKSAHGSTPHKGLDAIREGARIVEDMDYIVAKQTNPFSPAVFVCGMFNGGTVPNAVAANVQARGTIRSMDSETDQVLRNSFESIVAQSKLRGFNTTMTYCGYPAIINHPEAYQRVVEAAGSAVPSEMMNINGSPMTGSEDFSYMVNATEEKRGAFFFLGSGNKGQGICNYLHSNPYYVDEHAPLVGAQIFINIATS